A genomic region of Trichothermofontia sichuanensis B231 contains the following coding sequences:
- the cas10 gene encoding type III-B CRISPR-associated protein Cas10/Cmr2 has protein sequence MLDKQPTNQPKESKQQVIIAIAWCLAWGGQREPQYPLSILQQMVQALRAGEPNQVPREVRSCLESARQLNQLDYPKTLTDLKAYTETYPQLWQSQIGLVYGGATKIKQYVFEAAKLPDIRGASALLDRINLVDLPAFFQAEQSSRFQQCRNEPEYCSEVRAWLEQDFPRLSQALIPELIIYSTGGNILAFCPPAYGQDLANAIEKRYTQETLTANSCAVGDRFRLLELCFGRLNDPIEQTNWYEWYQENRDHSLVQAYYGKPDGDAFEQFQSRKNFNELVTQLAIRFNQRRAGQDMPGEARPTRRYPPMLETHPYLHRDETERRSAVQRANRLPGEPWFSDVLARKRVAGQKSKRDNQNTAWFDRANWLDDWEPEPLESWVSRFEQFLQTHRNWVRQYNPNNQQLEENSKEARSLHEIGNASTPTGFVAYIYADGNNMGGYIQRNIKTPEAYQSFSEAVSQATEYSVYRALAQHLSPHQLQGIDDAETEGRDGKWIHPFEILTIGGDDVLLIVPAHKALAIAQTLSEQFEQILLGDEEPDQSPSPCLGEGFRVRDELQPQKNIHRYRPDCAPASSCQLSMSVGVLITAVETPIYYAEKLVSQLLKSAKKKAKQLKTEVKYYGGTIDFLVMKSVTMLSSSIEDFRKSGLVIESKPKLKLYGAPYTLHEMGGLLKTAKALKEADFPRSQLYQIRSLLEQGKHTAILNYRYFRTRLAEDKQSLLQNEFENAWCKPKNPSNSGNLAPWMSLLSAGGTTYETIWRELVDLYLFTETTQEEQSHRSGRVDSPATASGEG, from the coding sequence ATGCTTGACAAACAGCCAACCAACCAACCGAAAGAGAGCAAACAGCAGGTCATCATTGCGATCGCCTGGTGTCTTGCTTGGGGAGGTCAGCGCGAGCCACAGTACCCCCTTTCGATTCTCCAGCAGATGGTGCAGGCATTACGAGCCGGAGAGCCAAATCAGGTGCCGCGTGAGGTGCGATCGTGCTTGGAGAGTGCTCGTCAGCTTAATCAGTTGGATTATCCCAAAACGCTTACCGACCTGAAGGCATATACAGAAACCTATCCCCAGCTCTGGCAATCCCAGATTGGGCTGGTTTATGGTGGTGCCACCAAAATTAAGCAATACGTCTTTGAAGCTGCAAAACTGCCGGATATCCGGGGGGCATCAGCCCTGCTGGATCGGATTAATTTGGTGGATTTACCTGCGTTTTTTCAAGCTGAGCAATCCTCCAGGTTTCAGCAATGTCGGAATGAACCTGAATATTGCAGTGAGGTGCGTGCATGGCTGGAGCAAGATTTTCCTAGATTATCCCAGGCTCTCATTCCTGAACTGATCATTTATTCAACTGGCGGCAACATTTTAGCCTTCTGCCCACCTGCCTATGGGCAGGATTTAGCCAATGCGATCGAGAAGCGCTATACCCAGGAAACTCTAACCGCCAACTCCTGTGCTGTGGGTGATCGCTTCCGGCTTTTGGAATTGTGCTTTGGACGGCTCAACGATCCAATCGAGCAAACAAACTGGTACGAGTGGTATCAAGAAAACCGCGATCATAGCCTTGTACAGGCCTATTACGGCAAGCCGGATGGCGATGCCTTTGAGCAGTTCCAGTCGCGCAAGAACTTTAACGAACTGGTGACCCAGCTTGCCATTCGCTTTAACCAGCGACGGGCCGGACAGGATATGCCAGGGGAGGCACGCCCCACTCGGCGGTATCCCCCCATGTTAGAAACCCATCCTTACCTGCATCGGGATGAGACTGAGCGGCGATCGGCGGTGCAGCGAGCCAACCGATTACCCGGTGAACCCTGGTTTTCAGATGTGTTAGCCCGCAAGCGCGTTGCTGGGCAAAAATCGAAGCGAGATAACCAAAACACGGCCTGGTTTGATCGGGCGAACTGGTTGGATGACTGGGAACCTGAACCATTAGAAAGTTGGGTTAGCCGATTCGAGCAGTTCTTACAAACACATCGAAATTGGGTAAGGCAATATAATCCCAACAATCAACAACTAGAGGAGAACTCAAAGGAAGCGCGATCGCTACATGAAATCGGTAATGCCAGCACACCAACCGGATTTGTTGCCTATATCTACGCCGATGGCAACAACATGGGGGGATATATTCAGAGAAATATCAAAACGCCTGAAGCGTACCAGAGCTTTAGTGAAGCCGTTTCTCAAGCAACGGAATACTCTGTCTACCGGGCACTGGCACAGCATCTTTCGCCCCATCAGCTCCAGGGAATTGATGACGCTGAAACAGAAGGACGGGATGGCAAATGGATACACCCGTTTGAGATTTTGACTATTGGTGGCGATGATGTGCTGCTGATTGTGCCAGCCCACAAAGCGCTGGCGATCGCCCAAACCCTGAGCGAGCAATTCGAGCAAATTTTGCTAGGGGATGAGGAGCCAGATCAAAGTCCCTCTCCCTGCTTGGGAGAGGGATTTAGGGTGAGGGATGAGTTGCAGCCTCAAAAAAATATCCATCGTTACCGACCCGACTGTGCACCAGCCTCCAGTTGTCAGCTCAGTATGTCAGTCGGGGTATTGATCACGGCAGTGGAGACACCTATCTACTATGCCGAAAAGCTGGTAAGCCAACTCTTGAAGTCTGCCAAGAAGAAGGCCAAGCAACTGAAAACAGAGGTGAAATACTATGGCGGCACTATTGACTTTCTGGTCATGAAATCGGTCACGATGCTGTCCTCCAGTATCGAGGACTTCCGTAAATCGGGTCTGGTGATTGAGAGCAAACCGAAACTCAAACTCTATGGTGCTCCCTACACGCTGCATGAAATGGGTGGGCTACTGAAAACGGCTAAGGCGCTCAAAGAAGCTGACTTCCCGCGATCGCAACTCTACCAAATTCGCAGCCTGCTAGAACAGGGCAAACACACAGCTATTCTTAACTACCGCTACTTCCGGACGCGATTAGCTGAGGACAAGCAATCTTTACTACAAAATGAGTTTGAAAATGCCTGGTGCAAGCCCAAAAATCCAAGCAACTCGGGAAATCTGGCTCCCTGGATGTCTTTGCTGAGCGCTGGTGGAACGACTTACGAAACCATCTGGCGGGAGTTGGTAGACCTCTATCTGTTTACCGAGACTACTCAAGAGGAACAGAGTCATCGCTCAGGACGGGTCGATTCACCAGCAACCGCTTCCGGGGAGGGGTAA
- a CDS encoding RAMP superfamily CRISPR-associated protein, protein MVQLSRLSQVLQTAIPLTAVIDSALCVGAGGSTGSLADKPIVRLADGRLLIPGSQLKGRLRHECEKLARALGWPVCDSPVAETMCPQIGRDNSEFQRTDYQLAGKTFADGEPQHHCLVCQIFGNPTLPSRLIVDDLLCVEDPKNLPEVLRPGVTLNRRRRTAEDQKLYFLETSPVNVQLPFVGHLYFQSDSSQSDCPPYARALVLAALRHIHALGGSKSAGLGWLTWQIGNIEIDQRAWESLKVGNAP, encoded by the coding sequence ATGGTTCAGCTAAGTCGCTTATCTCAAGTTCTTCAGACTGCAATTCCCCTCACAGCAGTCATCGACAGTGCCCTCTGCGTGGGGGCGGGTGGTTCGACGGGTTCGTTGGCAGATAAACCGATTGTACGGCTGGCTGATGGGCGGTTGCTGATTCCCGGGTCGCAGCTAAAGGGTCGCCTACGCCATGAATGCGAAAAACTGGCACGAGCCTTGGGCTGGCCCGTCTGCGACTCTCCGGTAGCAGAAACCATGTGTCCCCAGATTGGCCGAGATAACTCAGAATTTCAGCGAACGGACTATCAGCTTGCTGGTAAGACCTTTGCCGATGGCGAGCCACAGCATCACTGCCTGGTCTGTCAGATCTTTGGCAATCCTACCTTGCCCTCGCGCCTGATCGTGGACGACCTGCTCTGTGTCGAAGATCCCAAAAACTTGCCCGAAGTTTTGCGGCCAGGGGTGACCCTCAATCGCCGTCGCCGCACTGCCGAAGACCAGAAGCTGTACTTTTTGGAAACTTCACCGGTTAATGTGCAACTACCGTTTGTTGGCCATCTCTATTTCCAATCAGACTCTTCCCAATCAGACTGTCCACCCTATGCTAGGGCGCTGGTGCTGGCCGCGCTCCGTCATATTCATGCCCTGGGCGGCAGTAAGTCCGCCGGGTTAGGCTGGCTGACCTGGCAGATTGGCAACATCGAAATTGATCAGCGTGCCTGGGAATCGCTCAAGGTAGGAAATGCCCCATGA
- the csx10 gene encoding type III-D CRISPR-associated RAMP protein Csx10 codes for MKEIQLTIKALSPLAIGTRKPGGSVSEAQDHIPGAVIRGAIAAQILQYPDVDQIQPGGDFQQLFVEQEAAIFSNAYPSARNRQGDILPVRLLPATAVSSKSNPGFCSSQSDSYGVFDTLIDRFCAEGHDHLYDPNCPRDGGRVEPYGGFYTVEDDDDGNPHYRPQKVETRLLTRVGINRRRATAQENILYGIEVISETRKKGQEETLFAGTIRLDDEALARALANLINAPSQNWRLGGSASRGLGKVEMTARLQDVNSDVEDRIKQFNYYLHKRWKLWDVFGQPQNSGLDDRQFFTLDLQSDAILTDRWRRTTVISAAMLCQEAGVADRDLQLHASYSSYDYRAGWNAAWGLMKDIELVTNRGAVYLFSTPHLEQWLPALERLEQQGVGERTPEGFGQIRVCDEFHTIFRENAL; via the coding sequence ATGAAAGAGATTCAATTAACCATTAAAGCCTTATCACCGCTGGCGATCGGCACCCGCAAGCCAGGTGGCTCCGTGAGCGAGGCTCAGGACCATATTCCGGGTGCAGTAATTCGAGGGGCGATCGCCGCGCAGATTTTGCAATATCCAGATGTGGATCAAATTCAACCAGGTGGGGACTTTCAACAGTTATTCGTGGAGCAAGAGGCAGCCATTTTCAGCAATGCCTATCCCAGTGCCAGAAATCGCCAGGGAGATATCCTGCCGGTTCGTCTCCTACCCGCCACCGCCGTCAGTTCCAAGAGCAATCCTGGCTTTTGTAGCAGCCAGTCAGACAGTTATGGCGTATTTGATACCCTGATCGATCGCTTCTGTGCTGAGGGACACGATCATTTGTATGACCCCAATTGTCCCAGAGATGGAGGACGAGTTGAACCCTACGGCGGCTTCTATACCGTTGAAGACGATGACGATGGAAATCCACACTATCGCCCACAGAAAGTGGAGACTCGACTGCTCACGCGAGTTGGCATTAATCGCAGACGAGCCACTGCCCAGGAAAACATCCTTTACGGGATTGAAGTTATCAGTGAAACCCGGAAAAAAGGTCAGGAGGAAACCCTTTTTGCGGGTACCATCCGCCTGGATGATGAAGCCTTAGCCCGCGCCCTGGCAAATTTGATCAATGCTCCATCTCAGAACTGGAGACTGGGAGGGTCTGCCTCCAGGGGATTGGGCAAGGTGGAGATGACTGCCCGACTCCAAGACGTTAACTCTGATGTTGAAGATCGCATCAAACAGTTCAATTACTATCTCCATAAGCGCTGGAAACTGTGGGATGTGTTCGGCCAGCCCCAGAACTCTGGGCTGGACGATCGCCAGTTCTTCACCCTTGATCTGCAATCAGACGCTATTTTGACCGATCGCTGGCGACGCACCACGGTTATCTCTGCTGCAATGCTCTGTCAGGAAGCTGGGGTAGCCGATCGTGACCTGCAACTCCATGCTAGCTACAGCAGTTATGACTATCGCGCTGGCTGGAACGCTGCCTGGGGACTGATGAAAGATATAGAGTTGGTGACCAATCGTGGAGCCGTCTACCTGTTCAGCACACCTCATTTGGAGCAGTGGCTACCCGCCCTGGAAAGGCTGGAGCAGCAGGGTGTGGGAGAGCGTACCCCAGAAGGCTTTGGCCAGATACGAGTTTGCGATGAATTTCACACCATTTTTCGGGAGAATGCCCTATGA
- a CDS encoding AbrB/MazE/SpoVT family DNA-binding domain-containing protein: MTLQQYPKTLYLDGEGRLSLPDSVRQELGLVEGDRFILTVSETGVIQLTSLRQQVHSLRGILKNPTPEKSVVDELIQERRRSAVCE, encoded by the coding sequence ATGACTTTACAGCAGTATCCAAAAACACTTTATCTGGATGGCGAAGGCCGCTTATCACTACCGGATTCGGTTCGTCAGGAACTAGGCTTGGTTGAAGGCGATCGCTTTATCCTGACGGTTTCAGAGACAGGGGTGATTCAACTTACGAGCCTAAGACAGCAGGTTCATAGCTTGCGCGGAATTCTTAAAAATCCAACTCCAGAAAAAAGCGTTGTCGATGAGCTAATCCAGGAACGTCGTCGGAGCGCAGTCTGTGAGTAG
- a CDS encoding type II toxin-antitoxin system VapC family toxin, protein MSSVVLDASAMLAYLFDEEGAGLVETALNDSACIGAINWSEVLSKVEDKGHSSEALIITLTNQGLLGNTLEVLSTTEKDALLIAQLQPQTKLLGLSLGDRACLALGMRLEIPVLTADTAWNDLTLNISIRMIR, encoded by the coding sequence GTGAGTAGTGTAGTTTTAGATGCTTCAGCGATGCTGGCCTATCTTTTTGATGAAGAGGGAGCCGGCCTTGTCGAAACAGCCCTCAACGATAGTGCCTGTATCGGTGCTATTAACTGGTCTGAAGTCCTGTCAAAGGTTGAAGATAAAGGACACTCCTCCGAAGCACTAATCATAACTCTGACTAACCAAGGGCTGTTAGGCAACACTTTAGAAGTGTTGTCAACAACCGAAAAAGATGCTCTGTTGATTGCTCAGTTACAACCCCAAACTAAACTATTGGGGCTTTCGTTAGGCGATCGCGCTTGTTTGGCTCTTGGCATGAGGCTAGAAATTCCAGTATTAACTGCCGATACTGCCTGGAATGATCTCACCCTGAATATATCTATTCGTATGATTCGTTAA
- the csx7 gene encoding type III CRISPR-associated RAMP protein Csx7: protein MFDVFKNRLEITGTLTTVTALRISQGRSTEPIGSDLPVVKDSLGRPLIPGASFKGAMRSRLESFLRGILGNNRKLVANPANEDEWSLTAREIRYLKDENKDANADDAALTQAIISETDLISRLFGSPWIASKFQVRDLTVFRDAWFGQYQERDGVAIDRDTETAADGKLYDFQVVPAGTPFEFKAIVENAEDWELGLLMIGLHQFETEQIPLGGGRSRGLGVVRLEVADVWWFDYPDGKPDELLTYLKRLVTGEKDHYKLTSDSFESHKQDWTEALITKLSEKAQSNAATASSAS, encoded by the coding sequence ATGTTTGATGTCTTCAAAAACCGTTTGGAAATCACTGGCACTCTGACTACTGTAACTGCATTACGCATTTCCCAGGGTCGATCAACAGAACCGATCGGCTCTGACCTGCCCGTGGTGAAAGATTCCCTGGGACGGCCCCTGATTCCGGGAGCCAGTTTTAAGGGAGCCATGCGATCACGCCTGGAAAGCTTCCTCAGGGGAATCTTGGGAAATAATCGCAAGCTGGTTGCCAATCCTGCCAATGAAGATGAGTGGTCTCTGACGGCTAGAGAGATTCGATATCTCAAGGATGAGAACAAGGATGCGAACGCCGACGATGCAGCCCTGACCCAAGCTATTATCAGCGAAACCGATCTAATCTCTCGCCTCTTTGGTTCTCCCTGGATCGCTAGTAAATTTCAAGTCCGCGATCTCACTGTCTTTCGTGATGCCTGGTTTGGTCAATACCAGGAGCGAGATGGGGTGGCCATCGATCGGGATACAGAAACGGCTGCCGATGGCAAGCTCTATGATTTCCAGGTCGTGCCGGCAGGAACTCCCTTTGAGTTCAAAGCCATCGTTGAGAATGCCGAAGATTGGGAACTGGGCTTACTGATGATTGGCTTGCACCAGTTTGAGACCGAGCAGATTCCCTTGGGCGGCGGGCGGTCCAGGGGGTTGGGAGTGGTTCGGCTAGAGGTTGCAGATGTCTGGTGGTTCGATTACCCAGATGGCAAGCCAGATGAACTCCTGACCTATCTCAAACGATTGGTAACAGGAGAGAAAGACCACTACAAGCTCACCTCTGATAGTTTTGAATCCCACAAACAGGACTGGACTGAAGCCCTCATTACAAAACTGAGCGAAAAAGCACAGAGCAATGCTGCCACAGCCTCCAGTGCTAGTTAG
- a CDS encoding DUF2283 domain-containing protein — MAENLTFQYDREGDILYINRCAPYTEQESEELGDDVIARLNPQTGEIENLEVLFFSQRLQDKKFLDLPITVNFSLAVS; from the coding sequence ATGGCAGAAAACTTAACATTTCAATATGACCGAGAGGGAGACATCCTCTATATCAACCGTTGTGCCCCCTATACCGAGCAGGAGTCTGAGGAACTGGGCGATGATGTGATCGCTCGCCTCAATCCCCAAACTGGCGAAATTGAAAACCTGGAAGTCCTCTTTTTTTCGCAGCGATTACAAGACAAAAAATTTCTCGATTTGCCCATTACCGTAAACTTCAGCCTGGCCGTTTCCTGA
- a CDS encoding RAMP superfamily CRISPR-associated protein, with protein sequence MHKRFVNHCTIELTISPCGPILIKSGKEGADPTKPDMEFVETYHQGGKSIYLPGSSLKGAIRAHAERIVRTVGSDKPSSKGVWANDPLNDKRDYLSNKSAPEIYKLSCFTDQMFGSTEIASRVRIEDAYPVNRAQLKIEERNGVAIDRVFGSVAVGPFNYQVCTAGDFKTKIHLKNFTLAQLGLIGLVLRDLNDGWFGLGFAKSRGMGTVTVQYDSATVQYPGCVLESGQIKAIATSQQWPHTMLLGAGEFLDATEAGNYGFPKPDHQETPVAAAAMPLGFGVQLVWTGQIQVADLFERSVKAWSRLLGVAA encoded by the coding sequence ATGCACAAACGCTTTGTAAACCACTGCACCATCGAACTGACGATTTCTCCCTGTGGCCCCATCCTGATCAAATCGGGAAAAGAGGGGGCTGATCCGACCAAACCCGATATGGAATTTGTGGAGACCTATCACCAGGGTGGGAAGTCGATTTACCTGCCCGGTAGTTCCCTTAAAGGAGCCATTCGTGCCCACGCGGAGCGAATTGTCCGCACGGTAGGGAGCGATAAACCCTCTAGCAAGGGAGTTTGGGCCAATGATCCGCTGAATGACAAACGCGACTACCTCAGCAACAAGTCGGCACCAGAGATTTATAAACTGTCCTGCTTTACGGATCAGATGTTTGGCAGCACTGAAATTGCCAGTCGCGTTCGTATTGAGGATGCTTATCCGGTTAATCGCGCGCAACTCAAAATTGAGGAACGGAATGGCGTGGCGATCGATCGGGTGTTTGGTTCGGTCGCCGTCGGCCCCTTCAACTATCAGGTGTGTACCGCTGGCGACTTCAAAACCAAGATTCATCTGAAGAACTTTACCCTGGCGCAATTAGGATTAATTGGTCTGGTATTGCGCGACTTAAACGACGGCTGGTTTGGTCTCGGCTTTGCCAAATCTCGCGGCATGGGAACTGTCACTGTCCAGTATGATTCAGCCACCGTTCAGTATCCCGGCTGTGTGCTGGAGAGTGGGCAAATTAAGGCGATCGCCACCAGTCAGCAATGGCCCCACACCATGCTATTAGGAGCGGGCGAGTTCTTAGACGCAACCGAGGCTGGAAATTATGGCTTTCCCAAGCCTGATCACCAGGAAACACCGGTTGCTGCTGCCGCCATGCCCCTCGGATTTGGGGTACAACTGGTCTGGACTGGACAAATCCAGGTCGCAGATTTGTTTGAGCGATCGGTTAAAGCCTGGAGTCGATTATTGGGGGTAGCTGCATGA
- a CDS encoding RAMP superfamily CRISPR-associated protein, with amino-acid sequence MENLSPKPYRLIPFPKDTSGNLLALAKARPAGLDRYKASHYTGKIALQLNVHTATTVLSGITVLGSDIAAKIPKDSLVKTAISRSDQLIIPGSSLKGSVRSIHEAITRSCICKISRNYKLNKQQVKIKVPEGYRECSPQNKDIRDRNVELCPSCQVFGAINCEGIVSFSDAICTQKTAIKFVPSLYQPHLEKEDYYSNVKENVVGGRKFYYHFTNSIHEGEKGINTQLAVSESCFVGSLQFVNLTKAQLGGLLVALGQDQNHQFALKVGTGKPIGMGSLTVDISEMEIWTRSGAGNIDNDIVPHLRDRYTRYTLPESNQLTGEPLKQFMQQMIQAAHRELIQEPQLKQLAEVLKFPTDRAAPSGVY; translated from the coding sequence ATGGAAAACCTGTCTCCAAAACCCTATCGGCTAATCCCGTTTCCTAAAGACACTTCTGGCAACCTATTGGCTTTAGCGAAAGCTCGGCCAGCAGGTCTTGATCGTTATAAAGCAAGTCACTATACCGGCAAGATTGCCTTGCAATTAAACGTTCACACCGCTACCACAGTCTTATCAGGAATCACTGTGCTTGGTAGTGATATCGCTGCCAAAATTCCAAAAGACTCACTGGTTAAGACTGCGATTTCTCGATCAGATCAGTTGATAATTCCAGGTAGTTCATTAAAAGGATCTGTGCGTTCTATACATGAGGCAATTACTAGGAGTTGCATTTGTAAAATATCTAGAAATTATAAACTCAACAAACAGCAAGTCAAGATTAAAGTTCCGGAGGGATATAGAGAATGCTCTCCTCAAAACAAGGATATCCGTGACAGGAACGTTGAACTTTGCCCATCTTGTCAAGTCTTTGGTGCGATCAATTGCGAAGGCATTGTCTCTTTCAGTGATGCAATATGTACTCAAAAAACAGCAATTAAATTCGTTCCTTCTTTATATCAACCACACCTTGAAAAAGAAGATTATTACTCAAATGTTAAAGAGAATGTAGTAGGTGGTCGTAAATTCTATTATCACTTTACTAATTCAATACATGAAGGTGAAAAGGGAATTAATACACAACTGGCTGTGTCTGAGTCTTGCTTTGTAGGAAGTTTACAGTTTGTTAACCTGACAAAAGCACAATTGGGAGGGTTGTTGGTGGCCCTAGGCCAAGATCAGAATCATCAATTTGCACTGAAAGTTGGCACCGGCAAACCAATTGGGATGGGTAGCTTAACCGTTGATATATCAGAGATGGAAATCTGGACTCGCTCGGGTGCTGGCAATATAGACAATGATATTGTTCCACATCTGCGCGATCGCTACACTCGCTACACCCTGCCAGAATCTAATCAGTTGACGGGTGAACCCCTGAAGCAATTTATGCAACAGATGATTCAGGCTGCCCATCGAGAGTTGATTCAGGAGCCGCAACTGAAACAACTGGCAGAAGTGCTGAAATTTCCCACCGATCGTGCTGCCCCTAGTGGAGTTTATTAA
- a CDS encoding nucleotidyltransferase family protein — MAKIPTEQMQRYILTARRRKQQRLAVLQQRRSRGLEVAQQAARLLKQEFAATRVVLFGSLLSEPFHETSDIDLAVWGLPDKSYFQAVGQLLSLSEFEFDLVEAEFASPEISAAIAHGVEL, encoded by the coding sequence ATGGCGAAAATCCCAACAGAACAAATGCAACGCTATATTCTGACTGCAAGAAGACGCAAGCAGCAACGCCTAGCCGTCTTGCAGCAACGTCGATCGCGAGGACTGGAAGTTGCTCAGCAGGCTGCTCGCCTCCTCAAGCAGGAGTTTGCTGCCACTCGGGTTGTTCTGTTTGGGTCATTACTCAGCGAACCGTTTCATGAAACCTCCGACATTGATCTGGCGGTTTGGGGATTGCCAGACAAATCCTACTTTCAGGCTGTGGGGCAGTTACTATCCCTCAGTGAATTTGAGTTCGATCTGGTGGAAGCTGAGTTTGCCAGTCCAGAAATTTCAGCCGCGATCGCTCACGGAGTTGAATTATGA
- the csx2 gene encoding TIGR02221 family CRISPR-associated protein yields MKLLTFLGTNTYCSTTYGWQDQGKQTEYVAAALAEFFPVETIQVFLTAEARAKHWQAFQQAVPQAKDIDIPSGQSEDELWHIFEAVVNSVEPGETIILDVTHSFRSIPLFVFLAGIYLQKARNVKIAGVYYGAYERDRKRSPIFDLTPTLKFAEWLTATDKFLNTGSAKELGQLLSTIQQDFYRQGRQNQEPIAPMALRQFGDRIQAISDSIELVRPLKLMEETARLEKIPNETLKTEVGMFAQPFALLLDRIQADYSQFALDNPRQADARQALVKQFDLLCWYVDKSLSAQAILLSREWVVSALCVGLGRDYLQKSEREVIEQSLNQLVEWAKDKDHNPKPIAADALGSVMTNLEGLSKLWSQLRDMRNDLAHTEMRQNSLSASDMTRFVREKLLTRLRELFGDLN; encoded by the coding sequence ATGAAACTTCTCACGTTTCTGGGGACGAACACTTATTGCAGCACCACCTATGGGTGGCAAGACCAGGGAAAACAGACTGAGTATGTTGCCGCAGCGCTGGCAGAATTTTTTCCAGTGGAGACCATTCAGGTATTTCTGACTGCTGAGGCGAGGGCGAAGCATTGGCAAGCCTTTCAACAAGCGGTTCCCCAAGCAAAGGATATCGATATTCCATCGGGTCAGTCAGAAGATGAACTCTGGCATATTTTTGAAGCTGTGGTGAATTCAGTCGAACCTGGAGAAACCATCATCCTTGATGTAACTCACTCGTTTCGCTCGATTCCCCTATTTGTCTTTCTAGCTGGGATCTATCTTCAGAAAGCCCGAAATGTCAAAATTGCTGGAGTCTACTACGGGGCCTATGAGCGCGATCGGAAGCGATCGCCTATTTTTGACTTAACGCCCACCCTCAAATTTGCAGAATGGCTAACTGCAACTGATAAATTTTTGAACACTGGCTCAGCAAAAGAACTGGGACAATTGCTCTCAACCATTCAGCAGGACTTCTATCGGCAAGGTCGGCAAAACCAAGAGCCGATTGCGCCTATGGCACTTCGACAATTTGGCGATCGCATTCAGGCGATTTCTGACAGCATTGAGCTAGTCCGTCCACTCAAACTCATGGAAGAAACAGCCCGACTAGAGAAGATTCCCAATGAAACCCTGAAAACAGAAGTCGGAATGTTTGCGCAACCCTTTGCCCTGCTGCTCGATCGGATTCAGGCAGACTATAGCCAATTTGCCCTTGACAATCCACGACAGGCTGACGCGCGGCAAGCATTGGTGAAGCAATTTGATCTTCTATGCTGGTACGTTGACAAATCCTTAAGCGCCCAAGCCATCCTCCTCAGTCGCGAATGGGTTGTCTCCGCATTATGCGTTGGGCTAGGACGTGATTACCTCCAGAAAAGTGAACGTGAGGTCATTGAGCAAAGCTTGAATCAATTGGTTGAGTGGGCAAAGGACAAAGATCACAATCCTAAGCCAATAGCAGCAGATGCATTGGGATCAGTTATGACAAACTTAGAAGGCTTATCAAAACTGTGGTCTCAATTACGAGATATGCGTAATGATCTCGCCCACACAGAAATGCGACAAAATTCCCTCTCAGCTTCAGATATGACTCGGTTTGTACGGGAGAAGTTGCTCACTCGTTTGAGAGAACTTTTTGGAGATTTGAACTAA
- a CDS encoding Uma2 family endonuclease, translating to MSTATKLTFDEYLRYEDGTDNRYELEDGDLILMNPPIGLHALIIRFLSNTLEAEIKRLNLPWATLQFLGIRTAPRRSRLPDLSVVPLEVVREYRDQSAVVEAGVLLVIEVVSPESSKRDYRFKRAEYAAFGIPEYWIVDPMEQKVTVLQWVEGLYEDQVFQGEDLLRSSLFPELSLTPNQILHQ from the coding sequence ATGTCAACTGCCACTAAACTCACCTTCGACGAATATCTCCGTTATGAAGACGGCACTGATAATCGGTATGAACTAGAAGATGGAGACCTGATCTTAATGAATCCGCCGATTGGTCTTCATGCTCTCATCATTCGATTTCTCAGTAACACGCTAGAAGCTGAAATCAAGCGCCTCAATCTTCCCTGGGCCACCTTACAGTTTCTCGGCATTCGGACAGCCCCCCGGCGATCGCGCTTGCCGGATTTATCGGTTGTGCCCCTGGAGGTGGTGCGGGAATATCGAGATCAATCGGCGGTTGTTGAGGCAGGCGTTTTGTTAGTGATTGAGGTGGTCAGTCCGGAGTCCAGTAAACGAGACTATCGCTTCAAGCGAGCAGAATATGCAGCGTTTGGCATTCCTGAATACTGGATTGTTGACCCGATGGAACAAAAAGTGACCGTACTGCAATGGGTTGAGGGACTCTATGAAGATCAGGTGTTTCAAGGAGAAGATTTGCTTCGCTCATCGCTGTTTCCTGAACTGTCTCTAACGCCAAATCAAATCCTTCATCAATAA